A region of Jannaschia sp. W003 DNA encodes the following proteins:
- a CDS encoding NAD(P)H-dependent oxidoreductase, with protein MNLARLAAEAAERGGPVRAGLVGAGKFGSMFLAQVPHIAGLEVTAVADLDPARAREACRAVGWDEGRIAACAFEEDGAALAARGDVDVVIEATGNPRAGIRHAEAAIAAGVHVVMVNVEADVLVGPLLAKKAKRAGVVYSMAYGDQPALVSEMVDWARATGFRVAAAGKGTKYLPSYHAVTPDDVWSHYGLIPAEAKAAGMNPQMFNSFLDGTKSAIEMCAIANACGLDVPSAGLAFPPCGVDDLARVLRPREVGGQLEGRGIAETVSSLERDGRPVFRDLRWGVYVVLEAPTDYAAACFRQYGLPTDDTGRFAAMYKPFHLIGLELSVSVLSAALRGEPTGQAREMRGTVAAVAKRALRAGEELDGEGGFTVWGKAQRVADARDALPIGLAHRVQLKRDVAEGAVVTFADVELDDDPVAAMYREAVGAGACADGPGAG; from the coding sequence ATGAACCTCGCACGACTGGCCGCCGAGGCGGCGGAGCGCGGCGGCCCGGTGCGGGCGGGCCTCGTCGGAGCGGGCAAGTTCGGCTCGATGTTCCTGGCGCAGGTGCCGCACATCGCGGGGCTGGAGGTCACGGCCGTCGCCGACCTCGACCCCGCGCGCGCCCGCGAGGCGTGCCGCGCGGTGGGCTGGGACGAGGGGCGCATCGCCGCTTGCGCCTTCGAGGAGGACGGCGCGGCGCTGGCCGCGCGGGGCGACGTGGACGTGGTGATCGAGGCGACGGGCAACCCCCGCGCCGGCATCCGCCACGCCGAGGCCGCGATCGCCGCCGGCGTCCACGTGGTGATGGTGAACGTCGAGGCCGACGTGCTGGTGGGGCCGCTGCTTGCGAAGAAGGCGAAGCGGGCCGGCGTGGTCTACTCCATGGCCTACGGCGACCAGCCCGCGCTGGTGTCCGAGATGGTGGACTGGGCCCGCGCCACGGGGTTCCGCGTCGCCGCCGCGGGCAAGGGCACGAAGTACCTGCCGAGCTACCACGCGGTGACGCCCGACGACGTGTGGTCGCACTACGGGCTGATCCCGGCGGAGGCGAAGGCGGCGGGCATGAATCCGCAGATGTTCAACAGCTTCCTCGACGGCACCAAGAGCGCCATCGAGATGTGCGCCATCGCCAACGCCTGCGGGCTGGACGTGCCCTCGGCCGGCCTCGCCTTCCCGCCCTGCGGCGTCGACGACCTCGCCCGCGTGCTGCGCCCGCGCGAGGTGGGCGGCCAGCTCGAGGGGCGGGGCATCGCGGAGACCGTCTCCTCGCTGGAGCGCGACGGGCGGCCCGTCTTCCGCGACCTGCGCTGGGGCGTCTACGTGGTGCTGGAGGCGCCCACGGACTACGCCGCCGCGTGCTTCCGCCAGTACGGCCTGCCCACGGACGACACGGGGCGGTTCGCGGCGATGTACAAGCCGTTCCACCTGATCGGGCTGGAGCTGTCGGTCTCGGTGCTGTCGGCGGCGCTGCGCGGCGAGCCGACGGGGCAGGCGCGCGAGATGCGCGGCACGGTGGCGGCGGTGGCCAAGCGGGCCTTGCGCGCGGGCGAGGAGTTGGACGGCGAGGGCGGGTTCACCGTCTGGGGCAAGGCGCAGCGGGTTGCGGACGCGCGGGATGCGCTGCCGATCGGGCTGGCCCACCGGGTTCAACTGAAGCGCGACGTGGCCGAGGGGGCGGTGGTCACCTTCGCGGACGTGGAGCTGGACGACGACCCCGTGGCGGCGATGTACCGCGAGGCGGTGGGTGCCGGGGCTTGCGCGGACGGGCCGGGCGCGGGATGA
- a CDS encoding DEAD/DEAH box helicase, giving the protein MTATFEELGLAPAILQSLRDAKLETPTPIQAQAIPLAMQGRDVLGLAQTGTGKTLAFGLPLIDALMAQPGKPAPKCAKSLILAPTRELINQIADSLRGLTAGTKVRVVTVVGGQSINKQIERMSRGCDILVATPGRLIDLMDRRAVDLSSARHLVLDEADQMLDMGFIHALRRIAPKLGTPRQTMLFSATMPKQMEELASAYLSDPVRVQVSPPGKAADKVEQSIHFLDKADKPAKLREILSADPGALTLVFGRTKHGSEKLMKGLVADGFNAASIHGNKSQGQRDRAIKAFRDGSVNILVATDVAARGIDIPGVAYVVNYELPEVADNYVHRIGRTARAGREGEAIALCSPEEADLFRQIEKVLKTEIPVASGTAPTGPGEKRGRRGGGGGGGQRRGQGGGGGRPQGAKPAGRKPQDDAKPANVHGKPNRLKRQRTRQRAA; this is encoded by the coding sequence TTGACCGCCACCTTCGAAGAGCTGGGCCTCGCGCCCGCGATCCTGCAGTCGCTGCGCGACGCCAAGCTCGAGACCCCCACCCCGATCCAGGCGCAGGCGATCCCGCTGGCGATGCAGGGCCGCGACGTGCTCGGCCTCGCGCAGACCGGCACCGGCAAGACGCTGGCCTTTGGCCTGCCGCTGATCGACGCGCTGATGGCGCAGCCCGGCAAGCCCGCGCCGAAATGCGCGAAGTCGCTGATCCTCGCGCCCACGCGCGAGCTGATCAACCAGATCGCCGACTCCCTGCGCGGCCTGACCGCCGGCACCAAGGTGCGCGTCGTCACGGTCGTGGGCGGGCAGTCCATCAACAAGCAGATCGAGCGCATGAGCCGCGGCTGCGACATCCTCGTCGCCACGCCGGGCCGCCTGATCGACCTCATGGACCGCCGCGCCGTGGACCTGTCGTCGGCCCGCCACCTCGTGCTCGACGAGGCCGACCAGATGCTCGACATGGGCTTCATCCACGCCCTGCGCCGCATCGCGCCCAAGCTCGGCACGCCGCGCCAGACCATGCTGTTCTCGGCCACCATGCCGAAGCAGATGGAGGAGCTGGCCTCCGCCTACCTCTCCGACCCGGTGCGCGTGCAGGTCTCGCCCCCGGGCAAGGCCGCCGACAAGGTCGAGCAGTCGATCCACTTCCTCGACAAGGCCGACAAGCCCGCCAAGCTGCGCGAGATCCTCTCGGCCGATCCCGGCGCGCTGACGCTCGTGTTCGGGCGCACGAAGCACGGCTCCGAGAAGCTGATGAAGGGGCTCGTAGCCGACGGCTTCAACGCCGCCTCGATCCACGGCAACAAGAGCCAGGGTCAGCGCGACCGCGCCATCAAGGCGTTCCGCGACGGCTCCGTGAACATCCTCGTGGCGACGGACGTAGCCGCGCGCGGGATCGACATCCCCGGGGTCGCCTACGTGGTGAACTACGAGCTGCCCGAGGTGGCCGACAACTACGTGCACCGCATCGGCCGCACCGCCCGCGCGGGCCGCGAGGGCGAGGCCATCGCACTGTGTTCGCCCGAGGAGGCCGACCTCTTCCGCCAGATCGAGAAGGTGCTGAAGACCGAGATCCCCGTGGCCTCGGGCACCGCGCCCACCGGCCCCGGCGAGAAGCGTGGGCGTCGCGGCGGCGGCGGGGGCGGCGGTCAGCGCCGCGGCCAGGGTGGCGGCGGCGGGCGTCCGCAAGGCGCCAAGCCTGCGGGCCGCAAGCCGCAGGACGACGCGAAGCCCGCGAACGTCCACGGCAAGCCGAACCGCCTCAAGCGCCAGCGCACCCGCCAGCGCGCGGCCTGA
- the acuI gene encoding acryloyl-CoA reductase gives MATIRALVVEKGEDGETAASVQRIDESRLPETEVTVAVEHSTVNYKDGLCIGPGGGLVRNYPHVPGIDFAGTVEASSDDRYKAGDKVVLTGWRVGEAHWGGYAEKARVRADWLVPLPEGLTTRQAMAIGTAGFTAMLAVQALEDHGLKADPILVTGAAGGVGSVAVALLAAMGHDVAAVTGRPEQEEYLRSLGATQIVPRADLAETVKRPLESESWGGCVDAVGGAMLARVLGQMRYGASVAAVGLAGGANLPATVVPFLLRGVNLLGIDSVMQPYESRVRAWTRIAELLPMEKLEAMVVPATLDDLPRLGADILKGQVRGRVVVDVKG, from the coding sequence ATGGCGACGATCAGGGCCCTCGTGGTCGAGAAGGGCGAGGACGGCGAGACCGCGGCCTCCGTGCAGCGCATCGACGAGTCGCGGCTGCCCGAGACCGAGGTCACGGTGGCGGTCGAGCACTCCACGGTGAACTACAAGGACGGGCTGTGCATCGGCCCCGGCGGCGGTCTGGTGCGCAACTATCCCCACGTGCCGGGCATCGACTTCGCGGGCACCGTGGAGGCCTCCTCGGACGACCGCTACAAGGCGGGCGACAAGGTGGTGCTGACCGGCTGGCGCGTGGGCGAGGCGCACTGGGGCGGCTACGCCGAGAAGGCGCGCGTGCGCGCCGACTGGCTGGTGCCGCTGCCCGAGGGGCTGACGACGCGGCAGGCCATGGCGATCGGGACCGCCGGCTTCACGGCGATGCTCGCCGTCCAGGCGCTGGAGGACCATGGGCTCAAGGCCGACCCGATCCTGGTGACCGGCGCCGCGGGCGGCGTGGGCTCGGTGGCGGTGGCGCTGCTCGCGGCGATGGGCCACGACGTGGCCGCCGTGACGGGGCGCCCCGAGCAGGAGGAGTACCTGCGGAGCCTGGGCGCCACGCAGATCGTGCCGCGCGCCGATCTGGCGGAGACCGTGAAGCGCCCGCTCGAGTCCGAGTCCTGGGGCGGCTGCGTGGACGCCGTGGGCGGCGCGATGCTGGCCCGCGTGCTGGGGCAGATGCGGTATGGGGCGAGCGTCGCGGCCGTGGGCCTCGCCGGAGGGGCCAACCTGCCCGCCACCGTGGTGCCGTTCCTGCTGCGGGGCGTGAACCTCCTGGGGATCGACAGCGTGATGCAGCCCTACGAGTCGCGGGTCCGCGCGTGGACGCGCATCGCCGAGCTGCTGCCGATGGAGAAGCTGGAGGCGATGGTGGTGCCCGCCACCTTGGACGACCTGCCGCGGCTGGGCGCCGACATCCTGAAGGGCCAGGTGCGCGGGCGCGTCGTGGTGGACGTGAAGGGGTAG
- a CDS encoding dimethylsulfoniopropionate demethylase gives MSALARSNRVRRTWWTSAVDAAGCSAYTVYNRMMLPAAFAGTDVDAAHLKRAVQVWDVACERQVEITGPDADTLMQMLTPRDLSAIKPDQCMYVPICNRSGGMLNDPVAFKPRPDTWWVSLADGELRLWIEGMAEAGGYGVTVFEADVQPLAIQGPKSDELAARVFGDAVRDLRFFRWGRFPFRGTEMIVSRSGYSKQGGFEIYVERQELAAPLWNALFDAGADLDVRAGCPNLVERIEGGMLSYGNDMSDVDTPFEVGLDKYVQRFDCIGGAALEAHVSDRRLMAVEMEGPVPVCDRAWPITEGDTRLGVVTSAAWSQEFGCGVAIGMIDRRWDAGTEVVVHTQDGPKRARLRETFWR, from the coding sequence ATGAGCGCGCTGGCCCGGTCGAACCGGGTGCGCCGGACGTGGTGGACCTCGGCCGTGGATGCGGCCGGGTGCTCGGCCTACACGGTCTACAACCGCATGATGCTGCCGGCGGCCTTCGCAGGCACGGACGTGGACGCCGCGCACCTCAAGCGCGCGGTGCAGGTCTGGGACGTGGCCTGCGAGCGGCAGGTGGAGATCACCGGGCCGGACGCCGACACGCTGATGCAGATGCTGACGCCGCGCGACCTGTCGGCGATCAAGCCGGATCAGTGCATGTACGTGCCGATCTGCAACCGCTCGGGCGGCATGCTGAACGATCCCGTCGCGTTCAAGCCGCGCCCCGACACGTGGTGGGTCAGCCTCGCCGACGGCGAGCTGCGCCTGTGGATCGAGGGCATGGCCGAGGCGGGCGGCTACGGCGTGACGGTATTCGAGGCCGACGTGCAGCCCCTCGCCATCCAGGGGCCGAAGTCGGACGAGCTGGCGGCGCGGGTGTTCGGGGACGCGGTGCGCGACCTCAGGTTCTTCCGCTGGGGGCGGTTCCCGTTCCGCGGCACGGAGATGATCGTCAGCCGGTCGGGCTACTCCAAGCAGGGCGGCTTCGAGATCTACGTGGAGCGGCAGGAACTGGCCGCGCCCTTGTGGAACGCGCTGTTCGACGCAGGCGCCGACCTCGACGTGCGCGCGGGCTGCCCGAACCTCGTGGAGCGGATCGAGGGCGGCATGCTCAGCTACGGCAACGACATGAGCGACGTGGACACGCCGTTCGAGGTCGGGCTGGACAAGTACGTGCAGCGCTTCGACTGCATCGGAGGGGCGGCGCTGGAGGCGCACGTCTCGGACCGCCGCCTCATGGCGGTGGAGATGGAGGGGCCGGTGCCCGTGTGCGACCGGGCCTGGCCGATCACGGAAGGGGACACGCGCCTGGGCGTGGTGACCTCGGCCGCCTGGAGCCAGGAGTTCGGCTGCGGCGTCGCGATCGGCATGATCGACCGCCGCTGGGACGCCGGCACCGAGGTGGTGGTACACACGCAGGACGGGCCGAAGCGGGCGCGCTTGCGCGAGACATTCTGGAGGTAG
- a CDS encoding DinB family protein codes for MSEALVTPGWVRMMARYNAWQDEWLVPAVEGLGEDEARRERGAFFGSILGTASHLLWADEVWLGRFRGAPIEAGGIPESVGWTGTVADWAARRRDADAGLVDWAEGLESCEGEVRWWSGVMEREVSRPRSVLLTHLFNHQTHHRGQIHAMLTAAGVPTGTTDLAFMAEAA; via the coding sequence GTGAGCGAGGCGCTCGTCACGCCCGGCTGGGTGCGGATGATGGCCCGCTACAACGCGTGGCAGGACGAATGGCTGGTGCCCGCGGTGGAGGGCCTCGGCGAGGACGAGGCCCGGCGCGAGCGGGGCGCGTTCTTCGGCTCGATCCTCGGCACGGCGAGCCACCTGCTCTGGGCCGACGAGGTCTGGCTCGGCCGCTTCCGGGGCGCGCCGATCGAGGCGGGCGGCATCCCCGAGTCGGTTGGATGGACCGGCACGGTCGCGGACTGGGCGGCGCGGCGGCGGGACGCCGACGCGGGGCTCGTGGACTGGGCCGAGGGCCTGGAGAGCTGCGAGGGCGAGGTGCGCTGGTGGTCCGGCGTGATGGAGCGCGAGGTGAGCCGGCCGCGTTCGGTGCTGCTCACCCACCTGTTCAACCACCAGACCCACCACCGCGGGCAGATCCACGCCATGCTCACCGCGGCGGGCGTGCCGACCGGGACCACGGACCTGGCCTTCATGGCGGAGGCGGCATGA